In Leptospira montravelensis, the DNA window GCGGTCCTTTCTACCAGCAATATTGGATCTTCGATCTTGATTTTTTCGACGTTCCTCCCCTGACCTTCTGTCCACGAGGGGCAGGTCTTTGAATTGTTTCCAATCGCGAGAAAAGAAAGTATCTTCGGGAAGATCCAGTTCGGAAATATCTTTTTTAGAAATTTGGTCAGCAAGCGTTTGTAAGTCGATTGGTTGTCCAGGAACTCCGATAGACCCAGGAATTCCTGTTCCGCCCGGTATACCTGGTTGGCCTTGCATGTCAGGAGGAACATAAAAAGGACCAACAATACCGGAACCTGGTGGTGCCATTGGTGCCCCAGGCATTCCTGCTGTCAAACCACCCGTCGTTAAACCTTGATTTAACGATTGTAAAAGTTGTTCTTGGTTTTGGAGGGCTTTTGAATCAATTCCAGGAGCTTGTGCAGAAGATTGTAAAAATTGATAAACAATCGGATGAACTAACTGGTTTCCCCCAGCCACATTTTGATTGATTTGGGGGCTAGACATGGGAGTCTGTGCCGGTGAAGCCCCCTTTCCTCCTTGAGGTGCCGTCTCTACCATGTTCGGTGGTAAAGGTGGAGGTGGTAACCCTGGACTTTGTCCAGGGTTTTGCTGAGGTGCCTGAGGTATTTGCGGAAAGTTAGGTGGTGGCGAACTTTGTGCAAACTGAATCGCACGTGCAATGGAATCCGCAAATAACTCTGATACTTCCTTCAGTGCAGAAACAAGATCTGTTAAATCTCTATCTGGGTTAGTTGCACTTCCTGGCTTTGATTCCTTTTTTTTAGGTTTCTCTTTGGGAGAAACATCTGCTTTGGGTTTGTCACCTTTACCCGGTTCCCCTCCTTTTGTTTGCGGAGGGTTGTCTTCCAAAAACTCCTCTAAGTCTTGGATGTTTTTTTTGATTTTTTCTTTGATCTCTTGGTCAGGAATCCGGTTTCCTGTCCTTTCAAAAATCTCTATCGCTTCTTCTACTTGTTCGGCTTCCACAAGTGCTTCTGCATTCAGTAGTGGCCTTCTATGAAAGCTATACTTTGAGTTTTTTGAAATGATATCATCGGCAGAAAAACTAATGTCAGGTTTTTCTTTTCTCTGTCTATCACTGGATGCAGATGAATCGGAACTTTCTTCCCCAAACTCACCTAACGGAAGATCGCTGAGGGACTTTGGAGGTTTTTGTTTTTTCCGTCTTTCACTCCTTCCCGACTTTGGTTCTTTTCCCGAACTTACACTTTCGGATTCACCAGTCTCTTCTTCACTTTCAGCTTCAAAATCGGATAATCTTTCAGAAAGTGGTTTTGGTTTGGATTTTGGTTCCTTTCGATCCGTTTGGAAATTTAATTCCTGTCCTCGTCCACCCTGTTGTGAAGCTTTTTCCTCTCTAGATGGTTTTGCTCTTGATTGAGTTTCCTCAACCTCAGTGCTCTGCCTTTGTTTTTGTCTTCGTTTTTGCCTCGGACTTAAATCTTCATTGGGCCGAGCTCCGCCCTCGCTTCCAGCGATCTCCTTGAGGTCGGCACCTGCGCCGGAAAGACCGAGTAACATCATGAGGGTGGTTAACATATAAGGGTTCTACTCTTTATTTTCGAGGTTTGCTATGTAGTAACTTTAGGTATAATCAAAGAATATTCAATTTCCTAGCATTTTACGGGGGTTTTTCAGTCAAAATGACCGCAAGTTCTTTTTCTGCTTGACACAAGAGAAATTCTTGCGTTTCATGGTGGCATGAAATCCGTTGCGAAAAAAAATCTCAGCTTTGCTTCCTCACCGGACAATGCAGACGGGTTGCAGTTAAAAATCACATTCGACGAAGACACAAAAACTGCCTTCGGTGATTACACCTGCCCCGAAAAATACCAGGGTTTACCAGATCAAATCCACCCAGGGATTATTTCTACCATCTTGGATGAAATCATGGTTAAGATCAACGAAGCGATGAATTTCGAAACCACAACAGGTGAACTCACCATTCGTTTCTTGCAACCAGCAAAAGTGAATGAGCCATTACACTTACGTGGATGGTTTGTGAAAAAGAATAAAAAAATCATAGAAAACCGTGCTGAAATAGAAAATGAGATCGGCAAAATAGTGGCCCGCGGAAAAGGTAAATATATCGAAGCTGAAGACTGATTATGCCGATGTGGTGGAATTGGTAGACGCAGTGGATTCAAAATCCACCGATGGTAACATCATGCCGGTTCGATTCCGGCCATCGGTACCAACAGTAATTTAGTTCGAACTCCTCTCACAAGCCTTTAGATAAAAATCTTCTTCGATTCTGTCTATGGCTTGTAAGATAAGGTGGATTTCTTCCTCCTTCATCTCGTCAAAGATTTTCCTTCCCTCTTTTAAAATAGACAGTCCTAAAGATATTCCTTTTCGATCTTCCTCTGTATACAGACTTCCTTTGGATTCCATCTTTAGAAGAATATCTTCCATAATCAGTATGATCTTTCTAATGAGTTCTGCATCCGAAAACACTTTAAAAAGGGCACCTATGTCCTTTCGAAAGGCATCTGCTTTTTCTTTCTCCACTTTGGAGATAAGAAACTCCATCGCAAACTCTGAGCCGAGTAATCCTATTTGGTTTTCCACAAGGTCAAGTTCTGTCACAAGTTCCTCTTCAAACTGGTGGGCTGTCACATAGGAATGTAAGGCGGCAAGTCCCGCTTTGAGTGCCATAGGAAAATGTTTTCCAAATCGAAAAATCGACATAGCCAAATTGCCAAGGATTCCCCAAATTTTTGTGGGATGATTCACAAAGCCAGATAACGCATCAAAGGCGGAATCTAATTCTTTTCGTTTGGAATATTCTGGATAAAGGTATTCTAAAAAAAAATAAAGTAATTGGTCAATTTTTGAACGAGGGATAGAACTAAACTCAGGATAAAGTTTTAAATTCTCAGGTGAATACCTCTTTTGCAAAGAATTTTGATACATTAGAATCAATTCTCGAAAGAGAGGATGGTCTAAAACTTTGGAAGATTCTTTTTTTGGTTTCATAGACTTTTTTTATATTAATTATAAAACATCATCAAAATAAGTTTCATACCGTTCCCAGTTTACCTTTTTTCCTTTCGGCTGGTATGGAAGCTTTGAATTTTTTTTAACATCCAAACCTACAAACAACGAGTAAATACCTACGGCCAAGGAGATGGCCGTTTCTTTTTTGTTTAAAGTTAAATACTTCATATCACGGCTTCGATTTACATAACCAATTTCAATAAAGGCACAAAGAGCATTGATATAAGTAGGTAAACTATAAGTAGAAATATATGGTTTTTGGATGGGACCAAGTTCTGGGTAAGGAGAATCTTTTTCTTTCAATTGAACTGGTAATCCATATTGGACAAAACGCATAAGTTCCTTAGACACGTAATGGTTATCACCACCGAAACCTTCTTTCCCCCCTTCCCTCCTCCATTCCTCTTTTTTCCCTTTTTCCCTTTCCCAAAATTTCCCAGTTTCTGCAAAGGATTCATGGTTTGTTGCATAAGGGCCAGGTTTTCCAATTTGTTTTTCCCAATTCGAATCGTCAGCGTAGCGCCAACTAACCATATTTTGGCGGTATCCTTCAAATTTGGAAAGGTCTGTATCTTTTCCATTTTTTTTAGACCAATACCCGTGAAAGTAGATCCAAGTATCAGCAATCGCATTTTCTAATTTGGACCAACCTGATTGAAAGATGAGCCATTCCGACCAAGGACCATTGACAAATCCATTTGGTGAACTTTTTTTATCTGAGATTTTTTTTAATTTAGAAAAGGTTTTATAACCAGGAGTGAGAACCGCTCCCATCCCTCCCGTTTGACCTTTACTTGCAGGATTCAAATGTAAGGACAAAACCAGATGCGGTTTTAATTCATTGATTTTAGAAAGCCTTCCCTTTCGCCTCACACCCGTTTTGGGATCCGGAAAGTCGTACAAACGGTATGCGGCATTCGGATCTTCGGAGCTCGGATCATCGTCAAAGGAAGATTCACGGGTAAGTTTACTTTCCAAAATCACTCTTTGAAAATCTGTTTTTTTAGAAAATAATTTGAGATAAACTTCAAATTCTTTCCAACCAGCTTCCGTTTCCGTGAGTTTTAGTATTTTGTGTACTTCTTTTGCTAAATCAAGGACAACCTTTCTCTCTGTTACGTTGTGATGTTCTGTTCCTTGTTTGTATGTTTCTAAGTAAGTTTGAGTGACACTATCGTATTTGTCCCCATGTTGTGCCTTGGGATCTTTGGCAATTCCTCCATGACCAGGATCCACCACAATCCGAAAGACAGGGACTGCTTCCAAAGTGGAAACCAATACTAAACTAAGAATGATTAAAAATTTATGTAATTGTATAGAAGAAAAAAAGACCACGATGGTCATTCTCCGTTCACTAGCGAACGGAGAAAAGAAAAAGTTTAGGCCTTATTTAGCGCTTTGTTGTTGTGCAAAGATTTGATTTCGATTATCACTTAAATCTTTTCCGTATTTATCGGAAATGGCTTTTTTATCTGCCTCCGCTTCTTTGAAGTCAGAAAGAATTTTAATACCGTAATCTTTTGCAATTCGGTAGTGAACAATCGAATCATAAAACCTGTCTTCTCGAGACATATCAGTTGCTAGTCCCATTTGTCCATAGGCAATACGAAGTTTTTGTTGCGCTTCTGCGATTTCACGGTAAGGAACGATGACCTTAGATCCTTCCCCGGAATTTTCCACGAGTTGGGTTTGTTCTTGGTTTGTGATCACATCTGCACATTCAGCAAGAAGGTTTTGAGTTTTTGTATCATAATTTTTAGCAAATTTTCCAAGAAGAGCAGTAATGTCTTTTTCCAAAGTAACCATCGCTTTACCAGAAGCAATATAGGCGCGGCGGTAGTAATAACGTAAAACGACTTGGTAGTCTTTTTTGATTTTTTCGAAAGCAGTTTTAGAATCAGGCACTTCATCGCCAAAATTTGCAGTAACAATTGTTAGAAGTTTGATAGCATTGATGACTCGGTCTTTATTATTTTCCGAAATGTTTTTGTATTGTTTTCGTTCTAAATTATTACCTTGATCGAGTTTGTCTAGTTCCTCGATAGACTCTTTCCCTTTTTCTTGGGTACCCGACTCCTGGGCTGAGATAGACAAACAAAAGAAACAAAACAAAAGGATGATGAAACTATTTTTTAACACGGAACTTGCTCTCCTTAAACCAAGGAGCAGAATACCAAAAATTCGGGAGGTTTGACTACTATTTTTTATCCTTTTGAAAAAAGAGTAATCCATCACCGACAGGATACAAAGTATAACCAGAAACTTGGGATTTCACCTCATGCCAAAGAGCCATTACCGCTAAATC includes these proteins:
- a CDS encoding PaaI family thioesterase produces the protein MKSVAKKNLSFASSPDNADGLQLKITFDEDTKTAFGDYTCPEKYQGLPDQIHPGIISTILDEIMVKINEAMNFETTTGELTIRFLQPAKVNEPLHLRGWFVKKNKKIIENRAEIENEIGKIVARGKGKYIEAED
- a CDS encoding N-acetylmuramoyl-L-alanine amidase → MTIVVFFSSIQLHKFLIILSLVLVSTLEAVPVFRIVVDPGHGGIAKDPKAQHGDKYDSVTQTYLETYKQGTEHHNVTERKVVLDLAKEVHKILKLTETEAGWKEFEVYLKLFSKKTDFQRVILESKLTRESSFDDDPSSEDPNAAYRLYDFPDPKTGVRRKGRLSKINELKPHLVLSLHLNPASKGQTGGMGAVLTPGYKTFSKLKKISDKKSSPNGFVNGPWSEWLIFQSGWSKLENAIADTWIYFHGYWSKKNGKDTDLSKFEGYRQNMVSWRYADDSNWEKQIGKPGPYATNHESFAETGKFWEREKGKKEEWRREGGKEGFGGDNHYVSKELMRFVQYGLPVQLKEKDSPYPELGPIQKPYISTYSLPTYINALCAFIEIGYVNRSRDMKYLTLNKKETAISLAVGIYSLFVGLDVKKNSKLPYQPKGKKVNWERYETYFDDVL